From a region of the bacterium HR17 genome:
- the dnaJ_1 gene encoding Chaperone protein DnaJ: protein MPQRVKRDYYEILGVSRNATDKEIKQAYRRLVRQYHPDLNPNSKEAEERFKEIQEAYEVLSDPEKRRLYDRFGHNWRTAWQAKQQGIDVENVGWVPPTAGEGFEWEWTDLRDLFDSFSDWLNGFFGSGTTRTRRSRVSRGRDVEVELEIDLEDAAFGSTKRVTVPVEEPCPQCEGEGGTTRPCPTCGGSGVVQQTRGFFSIGATCSRCRGEGTVVESRCTRCGGSGTIQTNRTVEVRIPAGIEDGAVLRLAGQGARGRDGSPPGDLYLRVKIRRHPFFERQGDDLYCEVPITFAEAALGAEIEVPTLYGKVKVRVPPGTQSGQLLRLANLGMPKRTGGRGDLYVRVTIVVPRDLTPKERQLIEELQRLRADNPRAGLWQPRR from the coding sequence ATGCCTCAGCGAGTCAAGCGGGATTACTACGAAATCTTAGGTGTCTCCCGAAACGCCACAGACAAGGAAATCAAGCAAGCCTATCGGCGATTGGTCCGCCAGTATCACCCGGACCTGAACCCGAACAGCAAGGAGGCTGAGGAGCGGTTCAAGGAAATCCAAGAAGCCTACGAGGTGCTGTCCGACCCTGAGAAGCGACGCCTTTACGACCGGTTTGGACACAACTGGCGCACCGCATGGCAGGCGAAACAGCAGGGCATTGATGTGGAAAATGTCGGCTGGGTGCCGCCGACCGCCGGCGAAGGGTTTGAATGGGAGTGGACCGACCTGCGCGATTTGTTTGACTCGTTCAGCGATTGGCTCAACGGTTTCTTTGGCAGCGGCACCACCCGCACACGGCGCTCTCGCGTCTCGCGCGGACGCGATGTTGAAGTGGAGTTAGAGATTGACTTGGAGGACGCAGCGTTCGGAAGCACTAAGCGCGTCACCGTGCCCGTAGAAGAACCGTGTCCGCAATGTGAAGGCGAAGGAGGCACGACGCGCCCTTGCCCCACCTGCGGTGGCAGCGGTGTCGTTCAGCAGACTCGCGGTTTCTTCAGCATCGGCGCCACTTGTTCGCGGTGCCGCGGTGAGGGGACGGTGGTGGAGAGCCGCTGCACCCGCTGTGGCGGGTCTGGCACCATCCAAACTAACCGCACCGTAGAGGTGCGTATCCCTGCCGGCATAGAAGACGGCGCCGTCCTGCGGTTGGCGGGGCAAGGGGCGCGGGGGCGCGACGGGAGTCCCCCTGGCGACCTTTACCTGCGCGTCAAAATCCGTCGCCATCCGTTCTTTGAGCGGCAAGGCGATGACCTCTACTGCGAAGTGCCAATCACCTTCGCTGAAGCGGCATTGGGCGCGGAAATCGAAGTGCCGACGCTTTATGGCAAAGTGAAAGTGCGTGTTCCGCCCGGCACACAGAGTGGACAACTTTTGCGGTTGGCGAACTTAGGGATGCCCAAACGGACAGGAGGGCGCGGTGACTTGTATGTGCGGGTCACAATCGTCGTTCCTCGTGACCTGACGCCTAAGGAGCGACAACTGATTGAGGAACTGCAACGCCTGCGTGCGGACAACCCCCGTGCCGGTCTGTGGCAACCGCGCCGATGA
- the hspR gene encoding Putative heat shock protein HspR yields MARRRATEAAPRRFYSISVVARMLNTHPQTLRLYERLGLVKPHRNEHGNRLYSEADIERIRKIQELTQGMGVNLAGVEVAFKLMARIEKLEAELARLRRRFQQAVREQAEQLAAQLVADHWEEYLRQQSFPVQVWREVPIAKRVKISFTPEGSEPM; encoded by the coding sequence ATGGCGCGTCGTAGAGCGACGGAGGCAGCACCGCGTCGGTTTTATTCCATCAGTGTCGTCGCCCGCATGCTTAACACGCATCCGCAAACCTTGCGCCTGTATGAACGGTTGGGATTGGTCAAACCCCACCGCAACGAGCACGGCAACCGCCTTTATTCCGAGGCGGACATTGAACGCATCCGCAAGATTCAAGAACTGACGCAAGGCATGGGCGTCAACTTAGCAGGCGTAGAAGTCGCTTTCAAGTTGATGGCGCGTATTGAAAAATTGGAAGCGGAACTTGCGCGGCTGCGCCGTCGTTTTCAGCAGGCAGTGCGTGAACAAGCGGAGCAGTTGGCGGCGCAGTTGGTCGCTGACCACTGGGAAGAGTATCTGCGGCAGCAGTCGTTTCCGGTGCAAGTGTGGCGGGAAGTGCCCATCGCCAAACGCGTCAAAATTTCTTTCACTCCAGAAGGCTCAGAACCGATGTGA
- the htrA_1 gene encoding Putative serine protease HtrA: MAARNAWRDLFFWLLGVLIGAGLIVVGQRMGWQDAQRSGRAVAPVAYRPSATPSHLQLERSIETVPMTPTSPTTDFWVPIVERVGQAVVSIEADEPGVPGEQNAGSGVIFDGGRGLIVTNYHVTEGARRLFVTLKDGRRFRARVIGSEPHMDIAVLQIPARNLPEAKFGSTDGLKEGAWVLAIGNPFGFANTVTVGVVSAKGRRLPDENVLLDDLIQTDAAINPGNSGGALVNSRGEVVGINVAMRPGAQGIAFAIPIETVRDVVEQLLRHQQVRQPMLGISYEMATEEERQRLGIPVERALVVQDVMSGLPAAKFGLQQGDVIIAINGQPVRDTHHLRTVVRQAARAGQTVRLRVFRQGHTLDISVRPEWVPIRQLLRDLRER; encoded by the coding sequence ATGGCTGCACGCAACGCTTGGCGCGATCTGTTCTTTTGGTTGCTGGGTGTTCTCATCGGCGCAGGGTTAATCGTTGTGGGACAACGGATGGGATGGCAAGACGCACAGCGTTCGGGACGCGCCGTCGCCCCTGTCGCTTACCGCCCCAGCGCCACACCCTCGCACCTGCAACTTGAGCGGTCTATAGAAACCGTTCCGATGACGCCGACATCGCCGACGACGGATTTTTGGGTGCCGATCGTGGAACGGGTGGGGCAGGCGGTTGTGAGCATTGAGGCTGACGAACCAGGCGTGCCCGGTGAGCAAAACGCCGGTTCCGGCGTCATCTTTGACGGCGGACGCGGGTTGATCGTGACCAACTACCATGTCACCGAAGGGGCGCGGCGGTTGTTCGTCACCCTCAAGGACGGGCGTCGGTTTCGCGCCCGCGTCATCGGCAGCGAGCCGCACATGGACATCGCTGTCCTACAAATCCCCGCCCGCAACTTGCCTGAAGCCAAGTTTGGGTCAACGGACGGCCTCAAAGAAGGTGCGTGGGTGTTAGCCATCGGTAACCCCTTCGGGTTCGCCAACACGGTCACGGTCGGCGTCGTCAGCGCTAAAGGGCGCCGCCTCCCCGACGAAAATGTCTTGTTAGATGACCTCATCCAAACAGACGCTGCCATCAACCCCGGCAACAGCGGCGGTGCCCTCGTCAACAGCCGGGGCGAAGTCGTCGGCATCAATGTCGCAATGCGCCCCGGTGCACAAGGCATCGCCTTCGCCATCCCGATTGAGACTGTCCGCGATGTCGTGGAGCAACTGCTCCGCCACCAGCAAGTCCGCCAGCCGATGCTGGGCATCAGTTACGAGATGGCGACGGAAGAGGAGCGTCAACGCTTGGGTATCCCCGTGGAGCGAGCGTTAGTGGTGCAAGATGTGATGAGCGGCTTGCCTGCCGCCAAGTTCGGGTTGCAACAAGGCGATGTCATCATCGCTATTAACGGGCAACCTGTCCGTGACACCCACCATTTGCGAACGGTCGTGCGTCAAGCCGCCCGCGCCGGTCAAACAGTGCGGTTGCGCGTTTTTCGTCAAGGGCACACATTGGACATCTCCGTCCGCCCTGAATGGGTGCCCATTCGGCAACTGCTCCGCGATTTGCGGGAGCGATGA
- the clpB gene encoding Chaperone protein ClpB: MDLNRFTVKAQETLQAAHSLAVERRNPELTPEHLLVALLRDRDGVAVRVLQKLGVPVDTLLRRAEMEVRRLPQTTTATQVYLSQRLLNLFTRAEQQAKEWRDEYISTEHLLLALAYDDGPAGRILREEGAAPHALHQAILSVRGPHRVTDQTAEERYQALERFGRDLTELARQGKLDPVIGRDEEIRRVIHILSRRTKNNPVLVGDPGVGKTAIVEGLAQRIAAGDVPDSLKDKRVIQLDVAALLAGTKYRGEFEERFKAVLNEIIASEGRIIVFIDELHTIVGAGAAEGAVAAGDMLKPALARGELRCIGATTLDEYRKHIEKDPALERRFQPVYVAEPTVEQTIAILRGLKERYEVHHGVRIKDSALVAAAVLSHRYIADRHLPDKAIDLVDEAAAKLRMEIDSMPTEIDEVERRIRQLEIERVALSKDSDDPVARERLEKLEREMAELREKLEALKAQWQTERDIIQRIRQLKEQIEQTRFEIERAEREYDLNRAAELRYGRLPELQKRLQEEEQRLAEIQKNGRLLKEEVDEEDIAEVVSKWTGIPVHRLMETEAEKLLHMEERLKRRVVGQDHVIEIVANAVRRARAGLQDPNRPIASFIFVGPTGVGKTELAKALAEFLFDDERAMIRIDMSEYQERHSVARLIGAPPGYVGYEEGGQLTEAVRRRPYSVVLFDEIEKAHPEVFNVLLQVLDDGRLTDGKGRTVDFRNTLIIMTSNIGTEFITEFDTPERIREKVWDALRRAFRPEFLNRIDEVIVFNRLTKEHIQQIVDLQFERLKQRLADKRVTLELVDRARAKLAELGYDPTFGARPLRRTMERHIANPLAKMVISGQIKEGDHVRIDYDAQQGEFTFTVTPRAEVIAAA, encoded by the coding sequence ATGGACCTGAACCGCTTCACGGTGAAAGCGCAAGAAACTTTACAGGCTGCCCATAGCCTTGCGGTGGAGCGACGCAACCCTGAGCTGACGCCCGAGCACTTGCTTGTCGCACTGCTCCGGGATCGTGACGGCGTGGCGGTGCGAGTGTTGCAAAAGTTGGGCGTGCCCGTTGACACACTGCTACGGCGCGCTGAGATGGAGGTGCGCCGCCTGCCGCAGACGACGACCGCCACACAAGTTTACTTGAGCCAGCGCTTGCTCAACCTGTTCACCCGTGCCGAGCAGCAAGCAAAGGAATGGCGCGACGAATACATCAGCACTGAACACTTGCTTTTGGCGTTGGCTTACGACGACGGTCCTGCAGGGCGCATTTTGCGGGAGGAAGGCGCAGCACCCCACGCATTGCATCAGGCGATTCTGTCGGTGCGCGGTCCGCATCGCGTCACTGACCAAACGGCTGAGGAGCGCTATCAGGCATTGGAGCGTTTTGGGCGCGATTTGACCGAACTGGCGCGGCAGGGCAAATTAGACCCTGTTATCGGGCGCGATGAGGAGATTCGGCGCGTCATTCACATCTTGTCGCGCCGCACGAAAAACAACCCCGTTTTGGTCGGCGACCCCGGCGTCGGCAAAACGGCTATCGTGGAAGGGCTGGCGCAACGCATCGCCGCCGGCGATGTCCCTGACAGCCTGAAAGACAAGCGGGTCATTCAACTGGATGTCGCAGCGTTGCTGGCGGGCACGAAGTATCGGGGCGAATTTGAGGAGCGCTTCAAGGCGGTCCTGAACGAAATCATTGCGTCCGAAGGGCGCATCATCGTCTTCATTGACGAATTGCACACGATTGTCGGAGCGGGTGCAGCGGAAGGAGCGGTCGCAGCGGGCGACATGCTCAAACCCGCGTTGGCGCGGGGCGAACTGCGGTGCATCGGTGCGACGACGCTGGACGAATACCGCAAACACATTGAAAAAGACCCTGCGCTGGAGCGCCGCTTTCAACCCGTTTATGTCGCGGAGCCGACGGTGGAGCAAACCATTGCGATTTTGCGCGGTTTAAAAGAGCGCTATGAAGTCCATCACGGCGTTCGCATCAAAGACAGCGCGCTGGTCGCCGCCGCCGTCCTGTCCCATCGCTATATCGCTGACCGCCATTTGCCTGACAAAGCCATTGACTTGGTGGACGAAGCGGCGGCGAAGTTGCGGATGGAAATTGACTCCATGCCGACGGAGATTGACGAGGTGGAGCGGCGCATTCGTCAACTGGAAATTGAGCGCGTGGCGCTGAGCAAGGACAGCGATGACCCCGTCGCCCGCGAGCGGTTGGAGAAGTTGGAGCGGGAGATGGCGGAGTTGCGGGAGAAACTGGAAGCGCTCAAGGCGCAATGGCAAACGGAACGGGACATCATTCAACGCATCCGCCAACTCAAGGAGCAAATTGAGCAAACCCGCTTTGAAATTGAGCGTGCCGAGCGCGAATATGACCTGAACCGCGCCGCCGAGTTGCGCTACGGGCGTTTGCCCGAGTTGCAAAAGCGACTGCAAGAGGAAGAGCAACGCCTCGCTGAAATCCAGAAGAACGGGCGGCTGCTCAAGGAGGAAGTGGACGAAGAGGACATCGCCGAGGTCGTGAGCAAGTGGACGGGCATCCCTGTCCATCGGTTGATGGAAACGGAAGCCGAAAAACTGCTGCACATGGAAGAGCGGCTCAAGCGCCGCGTCGTCGGGCAAGACCACGTCATTGAAATTGTCGCCAACGCCGTTCGGCGCGCCCGCGCGGGGCTGCAAGACCCGAACCGCCCCATCGCCAGTTTCATCTTCGTCGGTCCGACAGGCGTCGGCAAAACGGAGTTGGCGAAAGCGCTGGCGGAGTTCCTGTTTGACGACGAGCGGGCAATGATTCGCATTGACATGAGCGAGTATCAGGAGCGCCACAGCGTCGCGCGGTTAATCGGTGCACCGCCCGGTTATGTCGGCTACGAGGAAGGTGGGCAACTGACCGAAGCGGTAAGGCGGCGCCCTTACAGCGTCGTGCTCTTTGATGAGATTGAGAAGGCGCATCCCGAGGTGTTCAATGTCCTGCTGCAAGTGCTGGACGACGGGCGCTTGACAGACGGGAAAGGGCGCACTGTGGACTTCCGCAACACCCTCATCATCATGACCAGTAATATCGGGACGGAGTTCATCACGGAGTTTGACACCCCCGAACGCATCCGCGAAAAGGTTTGGGACGCGCTGCGGCGCGCTTTCCGCCCCGAATTTCTTAACCGCATTGACGAGGTGATTGTCTTCAACCGCTTGACAAAAGAGCACATCCAGCAAATCGTGGACTTGCAGTTTGAGCGGCTCAAGCAGCGCCTTGCCGACAAGCGGGTCACTTTGGAGTTGGTCGACAGGGCGCGGGCGAAGTTGGCGGAGTTGGGCTACGACCCGACTTTCGGGGCACGCCCGTTGCGCCGCACGATGGAGCGCCATATCGCCAACCCGTTGGCGAAGATGGTCATCAGCGGACAAATCAAAGAGGGTGACCATGTGCGCATTGACTATGACGCGCAGCAAGGCGAGTTCACCTTTACCGTCACACCGCGCGCGGAGGTTATCGCAGCGGCGTGA
- the leuA gene encoding 2-isopropylmalate synthase — protein MARHIAIFDTTLRDGEQSPGVSLMQHEKLEIAKQLARLGVDVIEAGFPIASPGEAAAVQLIAEQVGTADGPVIAALSRAVKQDIEVAGEALRPAQKRRIHTFIATSDIHLQYKLRMTREQVLDAAIQAVKWARNYTDDVEFSAEDATRSDPDFLCQVFEAAIDAGATTINIPDTVGYALPHEFGQLVRTVFEKVPNIGKVQFVSVHCHNDLGLAVANSLAGVMAGANQVECTINGIGERAGNASLEEVVMAIYCRGQVLDCYTQIRHDQIIRTSRLVSELTGMPVQPNKAIVGANAFRHESGIHQHGVLSNPLTYEIIDPKVVGLPGSGIVLGKHSGRHALEAKLRELGYELPKVQLDEVFKRFKELADRKKHVTDADIESLVADTVHAVPADEVVYRLDYMHVVSGKGTVPTATVRIHMDGNELLASETGVGPIDAVYRTVAKLVREKHRLVDFQVRSVGPGTDAVADVVVRIEDEQGNVFVGHGISPDTIEAATKAYLQAINRLAYHHRRKLPAPQRGGEV, from the coding sequence ATGGCGCGCCATATCGCCATCTTTGACACGACGCTGCGCGACGGCGAGCAATCGCCGGGCGTCAGTTTGATGCAACATGAGAAGTTGGAAATCGCTAAGCAACTGGCGCGGTTGGGCGTGGATGTCATTGAAGCAGGCTTCCCCATCGCGTCGCCAGGTGAAGCCGCTGCCGTCCAATTGATTGCGGAGCAAGTCGGTACCGCCGACGGTCCCGTCATCGCAGCGCTTTCACGGGCTGTCAAGCAGGACATTGAGGTGGCGGGTGAAGCCTTGAGACCAGCCCAAAAGCGGCGCATTCACACCTTCATCGCCACCAGCGACATCCATCTGCAATACAAACTCCGTATGACCCGCGAGCAAGTGTTGGACGCCGCTATCCAAGCCGTCAAATGGGCGCGCAATTACACTGACGATGTGGAGTTCAGCGCCGAAGACGCGACCCGCAGCGACCCTGACTTTCTCTGCCAAGTCTTTGAAGCCGCCATTGACGCGGGCGCCACAACTATCAACATCCCCGACACCGTTGGCTACGCCTTGCCGCACGAGTTTGGGCAATTGGTGCGGACTGTATTTGAGAAAGTGCCCAACATCGGCAAGGTGCAATTTGTCAGCGTCCATTGCCACAACGATTTGGGTTTAGCGGTCGCCAACTCGTTGGCGGGCGTGATGGCGGGCGCTAACCAGGTGGAGTGCACCATCAACGGCATCGGCGAACGGGCAGGCAACGCTAGCCTTGAGGAAGTCGTCATGGCGATCTACTGTCGCGGGCAAGTGTTGGACTGCTATACCCAAATCCGCCACGACCAAATCATCCGCACCAGCCGTTTGGTCAGCGAACTGACGGGGATGCCCGTTCAACCCAACAAAGCCATCGTCGGCGCCAACGCCTTCCGACACGAATCGGGCATCCACCAACACGGCGTCTTGAGCAACCCATTGACTTACGAAATCATTGACCCGAAAGTTGTGGGGTTACCTGGCAGCGGTATCGTGTTGGGCAAGCATAGTGGGCGTCACGCGTTGGAAGCGAAACTGCGGGAATTGGGCTACGAGTTGCCCAAAGTCCAACTGGACGAAGTGTTCAAGCGCTTCAAGGAACTTGCCGACCGCAAAAAACATGTCACCGATGCCGACATAGAAAGCCTCGTCGCCGACACGGTGCACGCTGTCCCTGCCGACGAAGTCGTCTACCGCTTGGACTACATGCATGTCGTTTCGGGGAAGGGCACCGTGCCCACGGCGACCGTGCGCATTCACATGGATGGCAACGAATTGCTGGCGTCGGAAACGGGCGTCGGACCGATTGACGCTGTCTACCGCACCGTCGCCAAGTTGGTCAGGGAAAAGCATCGGCTTGTGGACTTTCAAGTGCGCTCGGTCGGACCGGGCACAGACGCCGTCGCGGATGTCGTCGTGCGAATAGAAGACGAACAGGGCAATGTGTTCGTCGGGCACGGCATTTCACCCGACACGATTGAAGCGGCGACCAAAGCCTACTTGCAAGCCATCAACCGCTTGGCTTACCATCACCGGCGCAAACTGCCGGCGCCCCAACGGGGCGGCGAAGTATAG